A stretch of Coccidioides posadasii str. Silveira chromosome 2, complete sequence DNA encodes these proteins:
- the NUT1 gene encoding mediator complex subunit (EggNog:ENOG410PKED~COG:K~TransMembrane:1 (i315-334o)~BUSCO:1135at33183): protein MMRRHPISEKALIRIVLEARSATGLMWDPLIPLYVEVLQKLGYVSLPEILKTLLLFSTIYDDSHPVSKAGPNRKGVKRKKKTSTLMTDNKIIQNVMATITMGQGPKATRGATDVLCAVADWISTLLAWSPSCEGPESDQPGDILGHQDGACIFGSLGLLLVALVGTEKGVSALSSLSKKDRKRLGQALSSYTPICASYSLPLRNRLDSIQKDFNIYPSDSSKGLEESMMGDVNVAALQFESNVVDIPTTSSRAGLYIYINALLAGRPLIDDSMFLNYLNNRYGGDHISMVEELITAAFDVLSNGMYRNESSKTMFLFRAFLVNKLPPFLAYMSASSMSQIPMEVCITRALSRVDPNTFPSFSETFSMQGNSVLSDVRQEFLFSCALHKLIPESSIERLLGENPMQTLPVGGQFMKDTLIAQINNNPERAEQLLNGIESMEGNAGAIVDAIIEVMHNLCSRKETMTLKSICNSLSRRPQTLDIILLFKSPSFILQPLCSLLDAWKWDEDQGESQLVYDEFGSILLLVLAFKYKYALTPLDLGINKPDSFILRLLDTGASSQQLKDLTEKQNQNLGAWITALFVAEGISDESMSSCSPQEFYLLVATLFSQSLTACEAGKMEFETLKGGFEYLLEPFLLPALVMALTWLGNHIWESESDLETSLKILYGLVKPASISGEAQEIHRTVLCIASRTLEATLKDTRARHPSRTDISPILDVLEQYHSFRRTGATNQTELDSWRANPAGGGLVTSIRNTFSSLVLWSTDPEISMTPPSYTHRQMLAGIGHVGSERVLQGLIDELKLQTETGSGNLAFDIAATLICAPMAESFALEQILYRHMDQDKYPLPGCRMLTLRDALGIQRESLSKLIEADPHRAELIIRLHRRVEALCSIPEIAPGDVDVGNIMDSIHLEAVGGDDEQREQHQQQQPDADQSNQGVVAPTGNTPGNLDAMLDAAASAVVADPNGTAGAEAAAGAGLLGNGVGGDAGVGIGTGMNDVFSLMDMGNPEFIDLDMEDML, encoded by the exons ATGATGCGCCGACATCCCATCTCGGAAAAGGCGCTGATTCGAATTGTCCTGGAAGCGAGATCCGCCACAGGCCTCATGTGGGATCCGCTGATACCGCTGTACGTTGAGGTATTGCAAAAACTGGGCTACGTTAGTCTGCCTGAGATACTAAAGACACTCTTGTTATTTTCAACGATATATGATGATTCACATCCGGTATCAAAGGCAGGGCCTAACCGAAAGGGCgtgaaaagaaagaaaaaaacgTCAACTTTGATGACGGATAACAAGATAATACAGAATGTCATGGCTACCATCACTATGGGTCAGGGACCTAAAGCAACGCGGGGCGCGACCGATGTCCTTTGTGCCGTTGCCGATTGGATCTCTACCCTGCTTGCTTGGAGCCCGTCGTGTGAGGGTCCGGAAAGCGACCAACCTGGAGATATACTGGGCCATCAGGATGGAGCGTGTATTTTCGGAAGCCTTGGCCTTTTGCTGGTTGCTTTAGTAGGCACTGAAAAGGGCGTGAGTGCCCTATCTTCTTTGTCCAAAAAAG ACCGGAAGCGTCTTGGACAGGCTCTTTCGTCATACACACCTATCTGTGCCAGTTACTCTCTTCCGCTAAGAAACAGGTTGGATTCTATTCAGAAAGACTTCAACATTTATCCGAGCGACAGCAGCAAAGGACTGGAAGAGTCGATGATGGGCGACGTTAATGTTGCAGCATTGCAGTTCGAATCCAACGTCGTGGACATTCCTACGACAAGTTCAAGAGCCGGGCTCTATATTTACATTAATGCTTTG CTTGCCGGACGCCCATTGATCGATGACAGCATGTTTCTTAACTACCTAAACAACCGCTACGGG GGTGACCACATCTCAATGGTCGAAGAGCTAATTACCGCTGCGTTTGATGTCTTATCGAATGGAATGTATCGAAATGAATCCAGCAAGACGATGTTTCTTTTCAGAGCATTTCTGGTCAACAAACTGCCGCCGTTCCTTGCTTATATGTCTGCCTCATCCATGTCACAAATCCCTATGGAGGTTTGCATCACCCGTGCTTTGAGCCGCGTGGATCCGAATACATTTCCATCTTTCTCTGAAACCTTTTCTATGCAAGGAAATTCAGTGCTTTCGGACGTCAGGCAGGAGTTCCTATTCTCTTGCGCCTTGCATAAGTTGATTCCCGAATCGAGCATCGAGCGTCTACTGGGAGAGAATCCCATGCAAACCCTTCCAGTCGGCGGCCAATTCATGAAGGACACTTTGATCGCCCAGATAAACAACAATCCTGAGCGAGCGGAGCAACTTTTGAATGGAATTGAATCCATGGAAGGAAATGCCGGAGCAATAGTTGACGCTATAATTGAGGTCATGCATAACTTATGCTCGAGGAAGGAGACAATGACCTTGAAAAGTATCTGTAACTCTCTGTCACGGCGGCCACAAACTTTAGATATTATTCTCTTGTTCAAAAGCCCGTCCTTTATTCTACAGCCTCTCTGTTCACTACTGGATGCGTGGAAGTGGGACGAAGACCAAG GCGAGAGTCAGCTAGTGTATGATGAATTCGGCAGTATCTTACTCCTGGTACTTGCGTTCAAATACAAATATGCCTTGACTCCGCTAGATTTGGGAATAAATAAACCTGACTCGTTTATATTGCGGCTTCTTGACACTGGTGCTTCGAGTCAGCAACTTAAAGATCTAACCGAAAagcaaaatcaaaatctaggGGCATGGATCACTGCGTTATTTGTCGCCGAAGGGATTAGTGATGAGTCGATGTCCTCATGCAGTCCACAAGAGTTCTATCTCCTGGTTGCAACTTTGTTCAGCCAAAGCTTAACGGCTTGTGAAGCTGGGAAAATGGAATTCGAAACACTCAAGGGAGGATTTGAGT ATCTTCTCGAACCTTTCCTGCTTCCGGCGTTGGTGATGGCGCTCACTTGGCTTGGAAACCATATATGGGAGTCCGAAAGCGATTTGGAAACGTCACTCAAAATCCTCTATGGCCTTGTAAAGCCCGCTTCTATATCTGGAGAAGCACAAGAAATCCACCGGACTGTGTTATGCATCGCTTCGCGAACACTGGAAGCTACACTAAAAGATACCAGGGCCCGCCACCCATCTCGAACGGATATCAGCCCGATCCTAGACGTCCTCGAACAATATCACTCATTTAGACGAACTGGCGCCACCAATCAAACTGAACTAGATAGTTGGAGAGCCAACCCTGCTGGTGGAGGCTTAGTGACCAGTATTCGCAACACATTTTCGTCACTTGTTTTATGGAGCACAGACCCAGAGATAAGCATGACTCCTCCAAGTTACACTCATCGTCAAATGCTAGCCGGGATAGGACACGTTGGTTCTGAAAGAGTGCTCCAGGGACTAATTGACGAGCTTAAATTACAAACGGAAACCGGAAGTGGTAACTTAGCTTTCGACATTGCGGCAACACTTATCTGTGCTCCAATGGCCGAGTCATTCGCATTAGAGCAGATATTATACCGACACATGGATCAAGATAAATATCCTCTTCCTGGATGTAGGATGCTGACACTTCGTGATGCCCTTGGTATACAGCGAGAATCTTTGTCAAAATTAATTGAGGCGGATCCACACCGTGCAGAGCTAATAATCCGGCTTCATCGTCGAGTAGAGGCACTTTGTTCCATCCCGGAAATAGCACCGGGGGACGTGGATGTCGGTAATATCATGGACAGTATCCACCTCGAAGCAGTTGGTGGCGATGATGAACAGCGTGAACAACACCAGCAACAGCAGCCAGATGCAGACCAATCCAATCAAGGAGTCGTCGCCCCCACTGGAAATACACCCGGAAATCTCGATGCTATGCTTGATGCCGCCGCTTCAGCTGTTGTGGCAGATCCGAACGGTACTGCTGGAGCAGAGGCAGCTGCAGGAGCAGGGCTACTTGGAAATGGAGTTGGTGGGGATGCTGGTGTCGGGATAGGGACGGGTATGAATGACGTTTTCTCCTTGATGGACATGGGAAATCCGGAGTTTATCGATTTAGATATGGAAGATATGCTTTGA
- the THR1 gene encoding Trihydroxynaphthalene reductase (EggNog:ENOG410PISC~COG:E~BUSCO:8481at33183), whose product MAFTIKVPCSSANIGPGFDVIGLALSIYLELHVSTTTNPSSDKPKLNCAITYEGEGADEVSLDPEVNLITRVALYVLRCHNSHGFPIQTHVHIKNPIPLGRGLGSSGAAVTAGVVLGNEVGKLGLDKARMLDYCLMIERHPDNVAAALYGGFVGTYLRELKPEDLAWKEIPLSEVLPAPAGGIDTGIKPPEPPVGIGHYKKFPWATQIKAIAIIPDFELPTAKAREVLPETYSRADVIYNLQRATLLPSAFSQEPLDPDMIYLAMQDKVHQPYRKHLVPGLTEILQSMNPSTQPGLLGICLSGAGPTILALATENFTEIANRILGVFKENGITCQWKVLEPAEDGATVVRED is encoded by the exons ATGGCGTTCACAATCAAAGTCCCCTGCTCTTCGGCCAACATCGGCCCCGGTTTTGATGTAATCG GCCTTGCGCTATCAATCTATCTTGAACTTCACGTCAGCACCACTACCAACCCCTCCTCTGACAAACCCAAATTAAACTGCGCCATCACATATGAAGGCGAAGGCGCGGACGAAGTCAGCCTTGACCCTGAAGTTAACCTAATCACCCGTGTTGCATTATATGTTCTCCGGTGCCATAATAGCCATGGCTTCCCTATCCAGACGCATGTTCATATCAAAAACCCGATTCCGCTAGGTCGAGGGCTAGGATCAAGCGGCGCAGCGGTGACCGCTGGGGTAGTGCTGGGAAATGAGGTCGGAAAACTTGGTCTGGATAAGGCGAGAATGCTGGATTATTGTTTGATGATAG AACGCCATCCCGATAACGTCGCCGCAGCTCTCTACGGAGGTTTCGTGGGCACGTACCTCCGCGAACTAAAACCTGAAGATCTGGCCTGGAAAGAGATCCCGCTTAGTGAAGTCCTCCCGGCGCCAGCGGGAGGAATAGATACGGGCATCAAGCCGCCAGAACCGCCCGTCGGAATAGGCCATTATAAGAAATTTCCATGGGCAACGCAAATCAAAGCCATTGCGATCATTCCCGATTTCGAGCTTCCTACCGCAAAGGCTAGAGAAGTCTTGCCAGAAACATACTCCAGAGCCGATGTG ATCTATAACCTCCAGCGCGCCACTCTCCTTCCATCCGCTTTCAGCCAAGAGCCCCTCGACCCGGATATGATCTACCTCGCTATGCAAGACAAAGTCCACCAACCCTACCGCAAACATCTAGTCCCAGGGCTCACGGAAATCTTACAATCTATGAATCCCAGCACCCAACCTGGCCTGCTAGGGATCTGTCTCTCAGGAGCGGGACCCACGATTCTTGCACTAGCCACGGAAAACTTCACGGAGATCGCAAACAGGATCCTTGGCGTGTTTAAGGAGAACGGGATTACATGTCAATGGAAGGTGTTGGAGCCAGCAGAGGACGGTGCGACTGTGGTCAGAGAAGACTAG
- a CDS encoding uncharacterized protein (EggNog:ENOG410PPAF~COG:Q), producing the protein MAEIRINNEILATVKDKVVVLTGGGNGIGAATVTNLFHAGAHVYYCDWDEKHGTELDRSLRSGAQSGSGSSTFMKANVTDYEAQLALFDAAFDKHGRIDMAIYCAGITDPRGWLDVKELDLKSVRKVPQQLINVLDVNLIGCLYFSRIALAYLKEDAAITPESSKSLTFISSVAGFKETPGVIAYSASKHGIIGLMRSLRMTSVSEFNVRVNAICPWATDTQIFKGLSDSWRNNNLPFNTPADVARLIQHVAADPELHGKAVFVAGGKGFDIEEGINRLEPEWLGEQQARELNRGQLTLGKGTGWLNNE; encoded by the exons ATGGCAGAAATCCGCATCAATAACGAAATACTTGCGACGGTCAAGGATAAAGTTGTCGTACTTACCG GCGGCGGAAATGGCATTGGTGCCGCGACTGTCACCAACCTTTTCCACGCTGGCGCTCATGTTTACTACTGTGACTGGGACGAAAAGCATGGTACCGAGCTTGATAGGTCATTGAGATCCGGTGCGCAGTCGGGAAGCGGTTCGTCAACGTTTATGAAGGCGAACGTTACCGACTACGAAGCGCAGTTGGCGCTGTTTGACGCTGCGTTTGACAAACATGGAAGAATAGATATGGCCATTTATTGCGCAGGGATTACGGACCCAAGAGGATGGCTGGATGTTAAGGAGTTGGATTTGAAAAGCGTGAGGAAG GTTCCCCAACAGCTGATCAATGTCCTCGACGTTAATCTTATCGGCTGTCTTTACTTCTCCCGCATAGCGCTTGCGTATTTGAAAGAGGACGCCGCAATCACCCCGGAAAGTTCCAAGTCTCTGACTTTCATATCCTCCGTAGCGGGATTCAAAGAGACTCCGGGGGTGATCGCCTACTCTGCCAGCAAGCACGGCATCATTGGCCTGATGCGCTCCCTTCGTATGACGAGTGTCTCGGAATTTAATGTCCGAGTGAATGCGATTTGCCCCTGGGCGACGGACACCCAGATCTTCAAAGGTCTAAGCGATTCTTGGAGGAATAATAACCTACCGTTCAACACCCCTGCGGACGTTGCACGTTTAATTCAACACGTGGCTGCAGACCCGGAGCTCCACGGCAAAGCGGTCTTTGTAGCTGGGGGAAAAGGGTTTGATATTGAGGAGGGTATTAATCGACTTGAACCAGAGTGGCTAGGGGAGCAGCAAGCGCGAGAGCTCAACAGAGGACAGCTGACGCTGGGAAAG GGAACCGGCTGGCTCAATAATGAATAG
- a CDS encoding uncharacterized protein (EggNog:ENOG410PNYT~COG:S~BUSCO:10290at33183), with translation MTKMATTEAPSRPHDRHGRRRPFANWMKRLANLKSSSSSDSPANSSSHKHRNSTATTKSKKSARNNPYPLSGTVYSPGVERANRHLSFTEPANSLHRSEFSRSESYIEGNDNPSPVAGRKSAAPTLSTNGDTVMSEIYSKAGTSATVGGGRSCRGGGEGSTFSSPAPSVRSLTTTLTTVQSGAPNHYITGVAHPTGHGGSQQTVQFTHQFPTTPVSAIPPHVTPHPTTYMTATANNLLTDNASVLTLASSSKRRRRNSLDTNASVRALAPSSIFSGSRESLPLSVLSGNMGSINATQGGGGELATGTLGRGGMASGERASVYSASGVGIADRSSIRSGLQSHHARNDSATGSISGITANSYLPNGPGRISRRSSGWGEIPGSEDSEHDQEEDAKDDSDKIEGGDGKGQDKSN, from the exons ATGACCAAAATGGCGACTACGGAGGCGCCCTCAAGACCTCACG ACCGTCATGGCCGCCGCCGCCCGTTCGCAAACTGGATGAAGCGCCTCGCAAACCTCAAAAGCTCATCCTCTTCAGACTCACCTGCCAACTCTTCAAGCCACAAGCATCGGAACAGCACGGCGACAACGAAGAGCAAAAAATCCGCTAGAAATAATCCCTATCCCTTATCGGGAACCGTCTACTCGCCAGGCGTAGAGCGTGCTAACAGACATCTCTCGTTCACGGAACCGGCAAATAGCTTGCATAGAAGCGAATTCTCCCGTTCGGAGTCTTATATCGAAGGCAATGATAATCCATCTCCTGTGGCTGGCCGGAAATCTGCCGCGCCAACGCTATCCACGAACGGTGATACCGTGATGTCAGAAATTTATTCGAAGGCGGGAACCTCAGCGACCGTTGGAGGAGGCAGAAGTTGCCGCGGTGGCGGAGAGGGGAGCACTTTCTCATCGCCTGCTCCATCCGTGCGATCTCTCACCACTACGCTCACAACGGTACAATCGGGCGCTCCAAATCACTACATCACCGGTGTTGCCCATCCTACAGGCCATGGAGGCAGCCAGCAGACCGTTCAATTTACGCATCAATTCCCAACGACGCCTGTATCCGCCATCCCGCCCCATGTCACCCCGCATCCGACAACGTACATGACTGCCACCGCAAACAATCTTCTTACGGACAACGCCTCCGTGCTCACACTCGCGTCTTCGTCCAAGCGCCGCCGCCGAAACTCTCTAGACACGAACGCATCAGTCCGTGCCCTTGCACCGTCATCTATCTTCAGTGGTAGTCGCGAGAGCTTGCCTCTCAGTGTTCTCAGCGGGAATATGGGAAGTATCAACGCCACACAAGGCGGCGGAGGGGAGCTAGCAACTGGCACACTGGGTCGAGGCGGAATGGCAAGCGGCGAACGCGCTAGCGTCTACTCGGCCTCGGGCGTTGGGATCGCGGATAGGAGCAGTATACGTAGTGGACTGCAGTCCCATCATGCGCGAAACGATAGTGCCACCGGCAGTATAAGTGGCATTACAGCGAACTCTTATCTTCCAAATGGCCCCGGTAGAATCAGCCGTCGGAGCTCGGGATGGGGAGAGATACCCGGCTCCGAGGATAGTGAACATGACCAGGAAGAAGACGCCAAGGACGACTCGGACAAGATTGAAGGTGGGGACGGTAAGGGACAAGACAAATCCAACTGA
- the MLH3 gene encoding DNA mismatch repair protein (EggNog:ENOG410PHBW~COG:L~BUSCO:1439at33183) gives MASRTPSILPLPPKVAAQIESSTSITSLNSAILGLVKNSLDADAQTVAITVDFQKGGCAVEDDGEGIPASEFEEGGGLGKLHHTSKLNSLREVYGCKGVFLPSLASLALLTVTSRHGPDSSTNSVTYHHSTTISRLCPAPPHHEFASEHGTKVTVTNLFGNLPVRVKHRALTLQKDEEIDREWDDLKRLLTGLLIASTKMPKVILEDVARSRKLVLRGRKERPGNLRQPTSYPGDSAIDLAQIRSVLSQAGYITSTDPASWVTASARASGIFVQSAISLTPSPTKQAQFISFGINPLNQQFNANVLYDEVNRLFAASSFGSEDSSTPEIAEELRGLNLKDSQRGRDTPVEKRHKARAKGVNRWPVFYIRINLTGQDTLTGEQNGPLSSEKSLEGILNVLVAMIRRFLEQYHFSRPRNLRGEKRTRDLSALATVEERLGKRPRSCAVIPSSSCSVVAEPIPSVHEEFLNSRVKLPNYAGSSTASPGYPKGDFTNWTRVKVGSNKNVQEQIRSELAQERRIPTETLNRRPENELQEGLRPLSSLSAPVSMQSRPSSRSPTCATPKIQSEEQAPFSIDGEADSLQQGPRDNIIQWTDPLTKEALNINERTGQTLPTNGSKRIPFRSISLSSRQPRTYRADGSRPSSPTPWIDCVLQKWKNPVFGPFERPIPSIRPATPNQLEQENTGLSRVLPIAADFENACSSSFTGRLTKSGLTNAQIVAQVDNKFILLRMIESLGDKSGFQRILVLVDQHAADERIRVERLFDELCGSSPSHTVDTTPLPEPILFKVSSEEARLFESRTDYFASWGCSYSTSRDKSFPHATVEVTTLPTLIFERCRAEPKLAIDLLRSEIWARKDDKTTSKPKVASAASASAEEVGGGETTSAPHWPHSISHCPRGIIDLLNSRACRSAIMFNDKLSKKECKELISTLAKCVFPFHCAHGRPSMVPTMSLGYVDGDHAGSDGNDGVTFGGFGRDPRKEEVGFAKAFGDWEKVLTQ, from the exons ATGGCGTCTCGGACTCCCTCTATTCTCCCCCTGCCCCCCAAGGTGGCGGCCCAGATTGAGTCGTCCACTTCCATCACCAGCTTAAATAGCGCTATCTTGGGATTAGTCAAGAATTCACTGGACGCGGATGCTCAGACAGTAGCCATAACTGTGGACTTCCAAAAAGGCGGCTGCGCGGTCGAAGACGACGGGGAGGGCATCCCGGCCTCTGAGTTCGAGGAAGGAGGAGGTCTCGGCAAGCTCCATC ATACGTCAAAACTTAATTCTTTACGAGAGGTATACGGTTGCAAGGGTGTTTTCCTTCCGTCGCTGGCGTCGCTTGCATTGCTCACGGTCACCTCTCGTCATGGTCCCGATTCCTCGACAAACTCCGTGACATATCACCACTCAACGACGATCTCTAGGCTTTGTCCAGCTCCGCCACATCATGAGTTCGCTTCTGAACACGGTACCAAGGTCACGGTGACTAATCTGTTCGGGAACCTCCCTGTTCGGGTGAAACATCGCGCCCTGACGCTCCAAAAAGACGAAGAGATCGATAGGGAGTGGGACGACCTGAAGAGGCTATTGACCGGATTGCTGATCGCGTCTACCAAAATGCCAAAGGTCATCCTTGAAGACGTCGCAAGGTCTAGAAAGCTGGTCCTGCGGGGCCGAAAGGAAAGGCCGGGAAATTTGAGACAGCCAACAAGTTACCCCGGTGACTCCGCTATTGATCTTGCTCAGATACGCTCCGTCCTCTCTCAAGCCGGCTATATTACCTCCACAGATCCCGCGTCTTGGGTTACGGCGTCAGCTCGAGCTTCCGGTATCTTCGTTCAGTCCGCCATATCTCTTACACCGAGTCCTACCAAGCAGGCGCAGTTCATATCGTTTGGGATTAACCCACTAAATCAACAATTTAATGCGAACGTTCTGTATGATGAGGTCAATCGACTATTTGCAGCTTCTAGCTTTGGCTCAGAGGACAGCAGTACGCCAGAGATTGCTGAGGAGCTTCGGGGGCTGAATCTAAAAGACAGTCAACGTGGAAGGGATACACCGGTTGAGAAAAGGCATAAAGCGCGGGCAAAAGGCGTAAATAGGTGGCCAGTGTTTTACATCCGAATAAATCTAACGGGACAGGACACCTTGACTGGCGAGCAAAACGGGCCATTATCTTCCGAAAAATCTCTTGAAGGGATCCTCAACGTCCTTGTTGCGATGATTCGACGGTTTCTCGAACAGTATCATTTTTCGCGACCGCGGAATCTCAGAGGTGAGAAGAGAACACGGGACTTATCTGCCTTGGCCACCGTAGAAGAGAGGCTCGGTAAAAGGCCCAGGAGCTGTGCTGTTatcccttcttcttcttgttctgtCGTCGCCGAGCCTATTCCATCCGTTCACGAGGAGTTTTTGAATTCTCGAGTTAAATTACCAAACTATGCTGGTAGCTCTACAGCTTCTCCAGGTTACCCCAAAGGTGATTTTACAAATTGGACTAGAGTTAAGGTTGGAAGCAACAAAAATGTTCAAGAACAAATACGCTCCGAACTGGCACAGGAAAGGAGAATACCGACTGAGACCCTAAACCGAAGACCCGAAAACGAACTACAAGAGGGCCTTCGTCCCTTGTCCTCTTTGTCGGCTCCGGTATCCATGCAGTCTCGACCCTCCAGCAGATCACCAACTTGTGCCACTCCAAAGATACAATCAGAGGAACAGGCCCCGTTCTCTATAGATGGAGAGGCTGATAGCCTTCAACAAGGTCCTAGAGACAATATCATTCAATGGACGGACCCTTTAACTAAAGAGGCCCTGAATATCAACGAGCGCACCGGCCAAACACTGCCTACAAACGGAAGCAAGCGTATTCCGTTTCGTTCCATAAGCCTGTCCTCCCGGCAGCCTAGAACATATCGCGCGGACGGATCGCGCCCTTCTTCGCCAACGCCGTGGATTGACTGTGTCCTTCAAAAATGGAAAAATCCTGTTTTTGGTCCGTTCGAACGCCCAATACCATCAATAAGGCCTGCTACCCCAAACCAATTAGAGCAAGAAAATACGGGGCTTTCCAGGGTATTACCTATCGCTGCAGATTTCGAAAATGCGTGTTCCTCATCATTCACTGGTCGATTAACAAAATCCGGTCTTACAAATGCACAAATCGTGGCCCAGGTGGATAATAAGTTCATATTGCTGAGGATGATCGAATCGCTGGGCGACAAATCAGGTTTCCAGCGGATCTTGGTCCTAGTCGACCAACACGCGGCAGACGAACGGATTCGCGTGGAGCGGCTATTTGACGAATTATGCGGTTCGTCACCTTCTCATACAGTGGATACTACTCCCCTCCCAGAGCCGATCCTGTTCAAAGTATCGTCTGAGGAGGCACGATTATTTGAATCCCGAACAGATTATTTCGCCTCTTGGGGCTGTAGCTACTCCACATCCAGGGACAAATCATTCCCGCACGCAACAGTGGAGGTAACCACTCTTCCGACGCTCATTTTCGAAAGATGCAGAGCAGAGCCGAAACTAGCCATTGATCTGCTTCGATCCGAAATTTGGGCACGCAAGGATGATAAAACGACTTCAAAGCCGAAAGTCGCCTCGGCCGCGTCCGCGTCCGCTGAAGAGGTGGGTGGCGGAGAGACTACATCAGCTCCGCACTGGCCTCACTCCATCTCCCACTGCCCCCGAGGTATCATTGACCTGCTAAACTCCCGCGCGTGCCGCTCGGCCATAATGTTCAATgacaagctgagcaagaagGAATGCAAAGAATTAATATCCACACTGGCGAAATGCGTGTTTCCGTTCCACTGCGCGCACGGTAGGCCGAGTATGGTGCCAACCATGAGTTTGGGATATGTGGACGGTGACCATGCGGGGAGTGATGGAAATGACGGTGTAACATTTGGCGGTTTCGGACGCGATCCCAGAAAGGAGGAAGTTGGGTTTGCAAAGGCTTTTGGGGATTGGGAGAAGGTTTTGACACAGTGA
- a CDS encoding uncharacterized protein (EggNog:ENOG410PGWM~COG:E~BUSCO:5624at33183), which produces MSHLPIEPEFEQAYKELAFSLENSTLFEKHPEYRKALQVASIPERTIQFRVTWENDKGELEVNRGYRVQFNSALGPYKGGLRFHPTVNMSILKFLGFEQIFKNALTGLNMGGGKGGADFDPKGKSDNEIRKFCSAFMMELSKHIGADIDVPAGDIGVGGREIGFLFGAYKRQRHIWEGVLTGKGLSWGGSLIRPEATGYGLVYYVQHMIEYATNGQESFKGKRVAISGSGNVAQYAALKVIEFGGTVISLSDSKGALVIRNEGDSITPQEIYEIQQLKDQRKQLSALADAPHFKDRCVYIEGARPWLHVGQVDVALPCATQNEVSGPEALGLIQSGCKYIAEGSNMGCTLAAIEHFEAHRQLHKKGGAVWYAPGKAANAGGVAVSGLEMAQNSQRLTWTAEEVDQKLKNIMKVCFETGVRTSETYTALSEGQLPSLVIGSNIAGFIKVAEAMRDHGDWF; this is translated from the exons ATGTCCCATCTTCCGATCGAGCCGGAGTTCGAGCAGGCCTACAAAG AATTGGCCTTCTCCCTCGAAAACTCCACCTTGTTCGAAAAGCACCCAGAGTACCGCAAGGCCCTCCAGGTCGCTTCCATCCCCGAGCGTACCATCCAATTCCGCGTCACCTGGGAAAATGACAAGGGAGAG CTCGAGGTCAATCGGGGCTACCGGGTTCAGTTCAACTCTGCGTTGGGTCCGTATAAGGGTGGTCTCCGCTTCCATCCCACCGTGAACATGTCCATCCTCAAATTCCTTGGTTTCGAGCAGATCTTTAAGAACGCACTCACCGGAT TGAACATGGGCGGTGGTAAAGGTGGCGCCGACTTTGACCCCAAGGGAAAGTCCGACAACGAGATCCGGAAATTCTGCAGTGCTTTCATGATGGAGCTGAGCAAGCACATTGGCGCCGACATCGACGTTCCGGCCGGTGATATCGGTGTCGGTGGCCGAGAGATCGGCTTCCTGTTCGGTGCCTACAAGAGACAGAGACACATCTGGGAGGGTGTCTTGACCGGAAAAGGTCTTAGCTGGGGTGGTTCCCTAATCCGCCCCGAGGCCACCGGTTATGGTCTCGTTTAT TATGTGCAACACATGATCGAATATGCCACCAACGGCCAGGAATCGTTCAAGGGAAAGCGTGTGGCCATCTCCGGCTCCGGAAACGTCGCGCAGTACGCCGCCCTCAAGGTCATCGAGTTCGGTGGAACCGTGATCTCTCTCTCAGACAGCAAGGGTGCTCTCGTCATCCGGAACGAAGGCGATTCCATCACTCCCCAAGAGATCTATGAGATCCAGCAACTCAAAGACCAGCGTAAGCAGCTTTCCGCCCTTGCCGACGCCCCGCACTTCAAGGACCGATGCGTGTACATCGAAGGAGCCCGGCCCTGGTTGCACGTCGGCCAAGTGGATGTGGCCCTCCCATGCGCCACCCAGAACGAAGTGTCTGGACCCGAAGCTCTGGGGCTGATCCAGAGCGGATGCAAGTACATCGCCGAAGGTTCCAACATGGGCTGCACGCTCGCCGCCATCGAGCACTTCGAAGCCCACCGCCAACTGCACAAGAAAGGCGGCGCCGTGTGGTACGCCCCCGGAAAGGCCGCCAATGCCGGTGGTGTCGCCGTCAGCGGTCTCGAGATGGCCCAGAACTCGCAGCGGCTAACCTGGACCGCCGAGGAAGTCGACCAGAAACTGAAGAACATCATGAAGGTGTGCTTCGAAACCGGTGTCAGGACCTCCGAAACCTACACCGCGCTGAGCGAGGGCCAGCTTCCATCCTTGGTCATCGGTAGCAATATTGCCGGTTTCATTAAGGTTGCTGAGGCGATGAGAGACCACGGAGACTGGTTCTAA